The Lycium barbarum isolate Lr01 chromosome 9, ASM1917538v2, whole genome shotgun sequence genome has a segment encoding these proteins:
- the LOC132609152 gene encoding uncharacterized protein LOC132609152, which translates to MACFFPYNSRNLDTSFFIFRPTIVIVDDLVEALKHFSLSTESLGCVHSAIFRSIHGNMMVWYGAWIKRSSENKDSLAAALLSMLTGVSSMAILLEHGFFDAYAGESKDHSPAAKFYTGDIVSMNSASFSHRDMPLEDFTYACLAIFKDRFHKMDGAVSGVCLKCQQLPKVAAVFVWKSLQCCYNYILNQDSRSVLPYFDGFSLDLKYDVFRVVYVSGDNALNFHLLPPHKMLEGKEGLHNVTH; encoded by the exons ATGGCTTGTTTTTTTCCATATAATAGCAGAAACTTGGATACAAGTTTCTTCATATTCAGGCCAACAATAGTGATTGTGGATGATCTTGTGGAAGCTCTCAAGCATTTCTCTCTTTCTACTGAAAGTCTTGGATGTGTTCATAGTGCCATTTTTAGAAGCATTCATGGAAATATG ATGGTATGGTATGGAGCATGGATAAAGAGATCTAGTGAGAATAAGGACTCACTGGCTGCAGCTCTT CTCTCAATGTTAACAGGTGTATCAAGCATGGCAATCCTATTGGAACATGGCTTCTTTGATGCATACGCTGGAGAATCAAAGGATCATTCACCTGCCGCAAAATTCTACACAGGGGACATAGTTTCCATGAACTCTGCCTCTTTTTCCCATCGCGACATGCCACTTGAAGACTTTACATACGCGTGCTTAGCCATTTTCAAGGACCGGTTCCACAAGATGGATGGTGCGGTTTCTGGAGTTTGCTTAAAGTGTCAACAACTACCTAAAGTTGCTGCCGTTTTCGTGTGGAAATCCTTGCAATGCTGCTACAATTACATCCTGAATCAAGATTCTAGGAGTGTTCTTCCTTACTTTGATGGCTTTTCACTTGATTTGAAGTATGATGTCTTTAGGGTTGTTTATGTTAGTGGTGATAATGCCTTAAACTTTCATCTTTTGCCTCCACATAAGATGTTGGAGGGAAAAGAAGGGCTGCATAATGTTACTCATTAG